A window of Citrus sinensis cultivar Valencia sweet orange chromosome 7, DVS_A1.0, whole genome shotgun sequence contains these coding sequences:
- the LOC112496351 gene encoding uncharacterized protein LOC112496351, which produces MNIKNIFHEHPLTLRDNNNKNRKLLCHHCSKPFSAGKFGRCINCRRPGKFCYLCDETVSAEDSLYICEPCWPHSPLCHESCVDLPREFQISYYLPCCFFKLINEYQSSELDPLVCDFCKERHWGFRYCCELCDFQIGVGCASKLVKYHQDQQHVEHFSHHHPLTLLKLDDVMNCRLCLKTISDGSSYGCAPCKFYIHSSCRELPQEIKHPFHPRHCLKLSISKKKVKYRCDACLFDIQNLRYRCVKCGFNLHPECASLKPSITYKGHPHLLILVENLSHHSNCEACSFDIQGVPFMRCVACHLNFHLQCGPQPLQQTVLVETEESDFDLHPECISLKATIEYKGHEHLLTLIEDMSYNADCEACDRTTYGAFFMRCEQCELNFHVQCGPRPLPPTVLDKQHGHLLTLRTETLSENNFDQHHCAVCNEDMNQEDPTYYCADFDYQAHVRCVINGLRIDEAVKMNHFSHHHLLFLIENERNNDGIICLACEENIGTNPIYGCDGCKFYLHKSCAELPKEKQHPFHRHPLTLLDHSSRKHHHCNACGKHYKGFSYCCKGCSFNLDLDCSLLLPSIKLESSVHDHTLTLFKKLYDTPTCHGCKLIPPNRDTSLNLDAFYVRCVKCNFNRHLLCCPLPKTIQRDDIHYHRVTIKDNFDDIFDDFDDDEYCCDACETRRQAGECVYHCEKCHFVVDLQCVFSEVMQFLEGKCKDVDSRNINREIPRKRRGLSHKDMVESLTEEDKKSLTVLEQQLVEGTKLDMFDELKEINQTVIEALLVKYDEEWLKSTTRGMIHNMIQVDDLVLKDLDVYADEIVNVGAYKISRGYAQVLKNLLDKFGDFGASCPWTQNVKTIFLSYLCYVTDKMSNTLLMDIQEHSIITWWLMLKVVDRVGFRVDFALDHVKSIAAVAFFLRYNERLIEDSPFFEPRKEIAEHSTEINERKAKIENLKKRAQDSLSSYGSEQLRSEAKRFDQALELKWKSAATGFLDDHEIPKL; this is translated from the exons atgaatatcaaaaatattttccacGAACATCCTTTAACACTTCgtgataataacaataaaaatcgGAAACTTCTTTGTCATCACTGCAGTAAACCTTTCTCTGCTGGTAAATTCGGAAGGTGCATCAACTGTAGACGTCCTGGAAAATTTTGCTATCTTTGCGACGAAACAGTTTCAGCCGAGGATAGTCTTTACATTTGTGAGCCCTGCTGGCCCCATTCTCCTCTCTGCCACGAATCATGTGTTGATTTACCGCGAGAGTTTCAAATCAGTTACTACCTCCCATGTTGTTTTTTCAAGCTTATAAACGAATATCAATCCAGTGAATTAGATCCACTGGTTTGCGACTTTTGTAAGGAAAGACACTGGGGGTTTAGGTACTGCTGTGAATTGTGCGATTTCCAGATTGGAGTTGGATGCGCTTCGAAGCTCGTCAAATACCATCAAGATCAACAACACGTCGAACATTTCAGTCATCACCATCCCTTGACCTTGCTGAAGCTGGATGACGTCATGAATTGCAGATTGTGCTTAAAAACAATTAGTGATGGTTCAAGCTACGGCTGTGCTCCGTGTAAGTTTTACATCCACAGCTCATGTCGTGAACTTCCTCAAGAAATCAAGCATCCATTTCACCCGCGCCATTGTCTAAAACTCTCCATCTCTAAGAAGAAGGTCAAATATCGGTGTGATGCTTGTCTCTTCGACATTCAAAATCTGAGGTACCGATGTGTAAAGTGTGGCTTTAACTTGCATCCGGAATGCGCTTCTCTGAAGCCAAGCATTACGTACAAGGGCCATCCACATCTTCTTATTCTTGTAGAGAATTTGTCCCACCATAGCAACTGTGAAGCATGCAGTTTCGATATCCAAGGTGTTCCCTTTATGCGTTGCGTGGCGTGTCACCTCAATTTTCACCTACAATGTGGCCCTCAGCCGCTACAACAAACTGTTTTGGTAGAGACTGAAGAGTCTGACTTTGACCTACATCCTGAATGTATATCTTTGAAGGCAACCATAGAGTACAAAGGTCATGAGCATCTTCTTACTCTTATTGAGGATATGTCCTACAATGCAGATTGTGAGGCATGCGATCGTACAACTTATGGTGCTTTCTTTATGCGTTGTGAGCAGTGTGAACTTAATTTTCACGTCCAGTGTGGCCCTCGCCCATTACCACCAACTGTTTTGGACAAGCAACACGGGCATCTTCTCACTCTAAGGACTGAAACACTTTccgaaaataattttgatcaaCATCATTGTGCTGTTTGCAATGAAGATATGAATCAGGAGGATCCCACTTATTATTGTGCTGATTTTGACTATCAGGCGCATGTACGTTGCGTAATCAATGGGCTACGAATTGATGAAGCAGTGAAGATGAATCATTTCAGCCACCATCACTTATTGTTTCTCATTGAAAATGAGAGGAATAACGATGGTATTATTTGTCTTGCCTGCGAGGAAAATATCGGTACCAACCCAATATATGGTTGTGATGGGTgcaaattttatcttcacaaGTCTTGTGCCGAGCTACCGAAAGAAAAACAGCATCCCTTCCACCGACATCCTCTCACCCTTCTAGACCATTCTTCTAGGAAACATCATCACTGCAATGCTTGTGGTAAGCACTACAAGGGCTTTAGTTATTGCTGTAAAGGCTGCAGTTTCAATCTAGATCTGGATTGTTCTTTACTCCTTCCTTCAATAAAACTTGAATCATCAGTTCATGACCACACTCTTACTCTGTTCAAGAAGTTATATGACACTCCAACATGTCATGGCTGTAAGCTTATCCCTCCCAATAGGGATACCTCTCTAAATCTAGATGCCTTCTACGTACGTTGTGTGAAATGCAACTTCAATCGCCATCTTTTGTGCTGTCCACTACCAAAAACCATTCAACGTGATGATATTCACTATCATCGTGTCACCATCaaggataattttgatgatatttttgaTGATTTCGATGATGACGAGTATTGTTGTGATGCTTGCGAGACTAGACGACAAGCTGGAGAATGTGTTTATCATTGTGAAAAGtgccactttgttgtcgatcTACAGTGTGTTTTTTCTGAg GTAATGCAGTTTCTTGAAGGAAAGTGCAAGGATGTCGATTCGAGAAACATAAATAGAGAGATTCCTAGAAAGAGAAGAGGCTTAAGTCACAAAGATATGGTGGAATCCTTGACTGAGGAGGATAAGAAATCCTTAACCGTATTGGAACAGCAGCTGGTAGAGGGCACTAAACTGGATATGTTTGATgaattgaaagaaattaatcaaacaGTTATAGAAGCGTTATTAGTGAAGTATGATGAGGAGTGGTTGAAGTCAACAACAAGGGGAATGATACATAATATGATTCAAGTTGATGACCTTGTGCTTAAGGATTTGGATGTGTATGCAGATGAGATTGTGAATGTGGGAGCTTATAAAATCAGTCGTGGTTATGCCCAAGTTCTCAAAAACCTGCTTGACAAATTCGGAGATTTCGGTGCCAGTTGCCCCTGGACACAAAATGTGAAGACAATATTCCTTTCCTATCTCTGTTACGTTACGGATAAAATGAGCAACACTTTACTGATGGATATACAAGAGCACTCAATTATTACGTGGTGGCTTATGTTGAAAGTTGTTGACAGAGTAGGGTTTAGAGTTGATTTTGCCTTGGATCATGTCAAGAGCATAGCTGCCGTTGCATTTTTCCTGCGATATAATGAACGTTTGATCGAGGACAGCCCCTTTTTTGAGCCCCGTAAGGAGATAGCAGAGCATTCTACAGAGATCAATGAACGAAAggcaaaaattgaaaacctgAAGAAGCGAGCACAGGACTCGTTATCTAGCTACGGTTCTGAACAATTGAGATCCGAAGCAAAGCGCTTTGATCAAGCCCTGGAATTGAAGTGGAAGAGTGCGGCCACTGGATTTCTTGATGATCATGAAATCCCAAAATTGTAG